In the Bordetella genomosp. 10 genome, one interval contains:
- a CDS encoding YdcF family protein yields the protein MKRFIIIVIAVALIGIIGIVVDGLRDEVQVSDVGVVLGSKVMSDGTPSDRLRARLDKAAELYRQGMFKRIIVSGGTGDEGFSEAQVMASYLVGRQSIPHAAILIDEHGNTTEATARNSAALMKENGFKSAMVITQFFHITRSRYALRRAGVETVFSAHANYFEARDLYSLARELIALPVYWIRTR from the coding sequence ATGAAGCGATTCATTATCATCGTGATAGCCGTGGCGCTGATCGGCATCATCGGCATCGTAGTTGACGGCTTGCGTGACGAAGTCCAGGTGAGCGATGTCGGAGTGGTGCTCGGTTCAAAGGTGATGTCAGACGGCACACCATCAGATCGCCTGCGCGCTCGACTCGACAAGGCGGCCGAACTTTATCGGCAGGGCATGTTCAAGCGCATCATCGTCAGCGGAGGCACAGGAGACGAGGGCTTTAGTGAAGCCCAGGTCATGGCCAGCTATCTGGTTGGCCGGCAGTCAATTCCACATGCCGCCATCCTCATCGACGAACACGGCAACACGACAGAGGCCACCGCTCGGAATAGCGCAGCTCTCATGAAGGAAAATGGCTTCAAGAGCGCGATGGTCATCACTCAGTTTTTCCACATCACCCGTAGCCGCTACGCTCTGCGTCGCGCTGGCGTTGAAACTGTATTCTCGGCACACGCCAACTACTTCGAAGCTCGCGATCTCTACTCGTTGGCAAGAGAGTTGATCGCGCTGCCCGTCTATTGGATAAGGACTCGATGA